A section of the Petrimonas sulfuriphila genome encodes:
- a CDS encoding TIGR00730 family Rossman fold protein, with protein sequence MKRNLSEKNIREVVVYCASSPHIGEAYFDIARQLGKVLANNDITCITGGGKQGLMGAVNDSVLENGGKVKGIIPQFMIDSGWCHPQLSELVVTESMHERKFLMAKQSDAAVALPGGFGTLEELAEILTWKQLGLYKNAVVILNINGYYDPLLAMFDKMICEKFLHHNYRNLWQVVDSPEKAIDYLQNGETWNPSFTKYDKKEL encoded by the coding sequence ATGAAACGGAATTTATCTGAAAAAAATATCAGAGAGGTGGTTGTTTACTGCGCTTCGAGCCCTCACATTGGAGAAGCGTATTTCGATATTGCCCGGCAATTGGGAAAAGTCTTGGCAAATAACGACATCACGTGTATAACCGGTGGTGGAAAACAGGGATTGATGGGGGCAGTAAACGATAGTGTGCTGGAGAACGGGGGAAAAGTAAAAGGGATTATTCCACAATTTATGATCGATTCGGGGTGGTGCCATCCTCAGTTATCGGAGCTGGTTGTTACCGAATCGATGCACGAGCGTAAATTTTTGATGGCTAAGCAATCCGATGCTGCCGTTGCGCTGCCAGGCGGATTCGGGACATTGGAAGAGTTAGCGGAGATTCTCACGTGGAAGCAGTTGGGACTCTACAAAAATGCAGTTGTTATTCTCAATATAAACGGTTATTACGATCCTTTACTGGCGATGTTTGATAAAATGATCTGCGAAAAATTTCTTCATCACAATTATCGTAATTTATGGCAGGTTGTTGACTCTCCGGAAAAAGCGATTGATTACCTGCAAAATGGTGAGACATGGAACCCCTCTTTTACCAAATATGACAAAAAAGAATTGTAA
- a CDS encoding uroporphyrinogen-III synthase, with product MAVRKVKRVLISQPQPSNGKSPYFELGEKFHVEFQFRPFIKVERVSLKEFRHQRINILDFTGIVMTSRTAVDNFFSLCEEQKITMPESMKYFCISETVALYLQKYIVYRKRKIFFSQTGKIEGLNTAFTKHSKENLLVPVPEEHNEEVLNYLTSKKLKFTPSIMYRTVSNDYEEGEVLDTDMIVFFSPIGVQSLLKNFPDFKQGDMSIGCFGATTAKAILDEGLRLDCEAPTPEYPSMSMALDAFLKENHKKHA from the coding sequence ATGGCTGTACGCAAAGTAAAAAGAGTCCTTATATCACAACCTCAACCCAGTAACGGAAAGTCTCCTTATTTCGAATTGGGAGAAAAATTTCATGTGGAATTCCAATTCAGGCCTTTTATAAAAGTGGAGAGAGTATCCCTGAAGGAATTTCGTCATCAACGTATAAACATACTCGATTTCACGGGTATTGTCATGACCTCGCGTACGGCAGTAGATAATTTCTTCTCCCTTTGCGAGGAGCAAAAAATAACCATGCCTGAATCGATGAAGTATTTTTGTATATCCGAAACCGTGGCGCTTTACCTGCAAAAATACATTGTTTATCGAAAAAGAAAAATATTTTTCAGTCAGACGGGAAAAATAGAAGGGTTGAACACCGCTTTTACCAAACACTCAAAGGAAAATCTGCTTGTCCCGGTTCCAGAAGAGCATAATGAAGAGGTGCTGAATTACCTGACTTCAAAAAAGCTGAAGTTTACTCCAAGTATTATGTATCGTACGGTGAGTAATGATTATGAGGAAGGTGAAGTGCTCGACACCGATATGATTGTCTTCTTTAGCCCCATCGGTGTACAATCTTTATTGAAAAATTTTCCCGATTTTAAACAGGGTGATATGAGTATTGGTTGTTTTGGTGCGACCACTGCAAAAGCTATCTTAGACGAAGGGTTACGGCTCGATTGTGAAGCTCCTACGCCGGAATATCCGTCGATGAGTATGGCGCTTGACGCTTTTCTGAAAGAAAATCACAAAAAACACGCCTGA
- a CDS encoding HAD family phosphatase has protein sequence MEQIKNIVFDFGGVLIDWNPVYLYSKIFEDRAEMEYFLNNVCTYPWNVLQDAGRPVALATAEKQQEFPQYKNEIAMYYGRWAEMLGGEISENSRLVKLLSKNYNTYGLTNWSAETIPVAMERYEFFNYLKGMVVSGDEKIVKPDPKLYYILLDRFSIDPEETLFIDDNAHNIDTARLLGFRTIHLVPEMNLKEELVKMGVLL, from the coding sequence ATGGAGCAAATTAAAAACATCGTTTTCGATTTTGGTGGAGTGTTAATCGACTGGAATCCTGTATATCTTTACAGTAAGATTTTTGAAGATCGTGCCGAGATGGAGTATTTTCTGAACAATGTTTGCACGTATCCGTGGAACGTCCTTCAGGATGCCGGCCGTCCTGTCGCACTCGCAACAGCTGAAAAGCAGCAGGAGTTTCCTCAATACAAGAATGAAATTGCGATGTATTATGGCCGGTGGGCAGAAATGCTGGGTGGTGAGATTAGTGAAAACTCCCGGTTGGTGAAGCTCCTGAGCAAAAATTACAACACCTACGGACTGACCAACTGGTCGGCCGAGACCATTCCCGTGGCCATGGAGCGGTATGAATTCTTCAACTATTTAAAAGGAATGGTGGTTTCGGGTGACGAGAAAATCGTAAAACCCGACCCGAAATTGTATTATATTTTATTGGATCGATTCAGTATAGACCCTGAAGAGACGTTGTTTATCGATGATAATGCACACAACATAGATACTGCCAGACTGTTGGGCTTTAGGACTATACATCTTGTTCCGGAAATGAACCTGAAGGAAGAGTTGGTGAAGATGGGGGTGTTGTTATAA
- the yidD gene encoding membrane protein insertion efficiency factor YidD, with translation MLKFLKNMLTHLLLAPVYFYRYAISPLLPPSCRYTPTCSQYTIDALKKHGPFKGTYLSAKRILSCNPWGGSGYDPVPEPRAKKQQDKPKAE, from the coding sequence ATGCTGAAGTTCTTAAAAAATATGCTTACACACCTGCTTCTCGCACCAGTTTATTTTTACCGGTATGCCATTTCGCCACTCTTGCCGCCCAGTTGCCGGTATACGCCCACTTGCTCGCAATACACCATAGACGCGCTTAAAAAACACGGGCCTTTTAAAGGAACGTATTTGTCTGCAAAACGCATTTTAAGCTGTAATCCATGGGGCGGATCGGGATATGACCCGGTGCCGGAACCCAGGGCTAAAAAGCAGCAAGACAAACCGAAAGCAGAGTAA
- the metK gene encoding methionine adenosyltransferase — protein sequence MNYFFTSESVSEGHPDKVADQISDALLDEFLAYDPNSKVACETLVTTGQVVLAGEVKSNTYVDVAEVARKVIAGIGYTKSEYQFEAKSCGVFSSIHEQSDDINRGVDGKADPMDQGAGDQGMMFGYATAETDNYMPLALDLSHALLRELANIRKNELELMPYLRPDAKSQVTIEYSPDGTPVRIDTIVISTQHDEFIYPESNTREAVLKADAAMQQQIANDVKTILIPRVREKYKHTRDIHKLFDDKIKYHINPTGKFVIGGPHGDTGLTGRKIIVDTYGGKASHGGGAFSGKDPSKVDRSAAYAARHIAKNLVAAGVASEVLIQVSYAIGVAHPMNIYVNTFGKSRVDMADAEIAEKVKTLFDMRPKAIENRLKLRNPIYLETASYGHMGRQPEIVTKKFESRYMPETVVKEVELFTWEKLDYVDVIQKEFGL from the coding sequence ATGAATTATTTCTTTACCTCCGAATCGGTGTCCGAGGGACACCCCGATAAAGTAGCCGATCAGATATCGGATGCTTTGCTGGACGAGTTTCTGGCATATGACCCTAACTCGAAAGTAGCTTGCGAAACGTTGGTGACAACCGGTCAGGTTGTTCTTGCCGGTGAAGTTAAATCAAATACGTATGTGGATGTTGCTGAGGTGGCGCGTAAGGTTATTGCCGGTATCGGCTACACCAAAAGCGAATACCAGTTTGAAGCTAAATCGTGTGGTGTTTTTTCGAGCATCCACGAACAATCCGACGACATAAACCGGGGGGTTGACGGCAAAGCAGACCCGATGGACCAGGGCGCCGGTGATCAGGGGATGATGTTTGGTTATGCAACAGCGGAAACCGATAACTATATGCCGTTGGCATTGGATTTGAGCCACGCATTGTTGCGCGAATTGGCTAACATCCGGAAAAACGAACTGGAACTGATGCCCTACCTCCGTCCCGATGCCAAATCGCAGGTTACCATTGAGTATTCCCCGGACGGAACTCCTGTCCGCATTGATACAATCGTGATTTCCACTCAGCACGATGAATTTATTTATCCCGAAAGTAATACAAGGGAGGCGGTTTTAAAGGCGGATGCGGCCATGCAGCAACAAATAGCCAATGATGTGAAAACGATTCTGATTCCGCGTGTCCGTGAGAAGTACAAACATACCCGGGACATTCATAAACTTTTCGACGATAAGATAAAGTACCACATAAATCCTACCGGAAAATTCGTTATCGGTGGCCCGCACGGAGATACGGGATTGACCGGACGCAAAATCATCGTGGATACTTACGGAGGGAAAGCGTCGCACGGCGGCGGTGCATTTTCCGGGAAGGATCCGTCTAAAGTGGATCGTTCAGCAGCTTATGCGGCACGCCATATCGCCAAAAACCTGGTTGCTGCGGGAGTGGCATCTGAAGTATTGATACAGGTTTCGTACGCCATCGGTGTGGCACATCCTATGAACATTTATGTGAATACCTTCGGGAAGAGTAGGGTAGATATGGCTGATGCTGAAATCGCCGAAAAAGTAAAAACCCTGTTCGATATGCGTCCTAAGGCTATTGAGAACCGGTTGAAACTTCGTAATCCGATATATTTGGAAACGGCTTCCTACGGACATATGGGCCGTCAACCGGAAATTGTTACGAAGAAATTTGAATCTCGTTATATGCCGGAGACAGTCGTCAAGGAAGTCGAGCTTTTTACCTGGGAAAAACTGGATTATGTGGATGTAATTCAGAAAGAATTTGGGTTATAA
- a CDS encoding ribonuclease P protein component, whose product MVEGQRFTFKKEERVTGNKRISILFARGRSFLVYPFKVVFYEYECIAPETVSVLISIPKKRLKRATARNRMKRLVREAYRVNKGLLLSHLLTENHRVDIAFVYVKDEISGYDKVEKSVCRSLREISNKLKEEKEEC is encoded by the coding sequence ATGGTTGAAGGACAACGTTTTACTTTCAAAAAAGAGGAACGTGTAACCGGCAATAAAAGGATTTCAATTCTTTTTGCTCGTGGCAGGTCCTTTCTTGTATATCCATTTAAGGTGGTCTTTTATGAATACGAGTGTATTGCCCCAGAAACTGTTTCCGTCCTGATAAGTATACCCAAAAAGAGATTGAAACGGGCAACAGCTCGCAATCGGATGAAAAGATTGGTGAGAGAAGCTTACCGGGTAAACAAAGGCTTGCTTCTATCCCATTTGTTGACGGAAAATCATCGGGTTGACATAGCATTTGTTTACGTGAAAGACGAAATTTCCGGTTATGACAAGGTGGAAAAAAGCGTGTGCAGGTCCCTGCGGGAGATATCGAATAAACTAAAAGAGGAAAAGGAAGAATGCTGA
- a CDS encoding DUF4271 domain-containing protein, whose product MPERIPQIPVDDVIGQSSDSIRVGFLSFEYIPTDNTGLFFNVDSSTFSVSSGQMPEGFSGALLPFSQTVHSVFFLFFTFCFVIVAFWFNREGLTLVANFRNIFSGGMRRRTIFKEEITTTGIWSEFFLIFQTILILTVVFFTFFWDKGISGLSVKNMVLVFLAVFLGILLFLSIKYLVYKLIGYIFIEWGISEWTEKYFRVVELMGVLIFIPAMFLVFVPGYAKIALFLLIIIFFIIMMVVFWNLLNVFAKNKVGLLNYFLYLCAIEIVPFFLLYKGVVSLVNIAGN is encoded by the coding sequence GTGCCCGAAAGAATTCCCCAAATACCGGTAGATGACGTTATTGGACAATCATCCGATTCAATTCGGGTCGGATTTTTGTCGTTTGAGTATATTCCTACAGATAACACCGGGCTTTTTTTTAATGTCGACAGTTCTACTTTCTCGGTTTCATCGGGGCAAATGCCGGAGGGATTTTCCGGAGCGCTTCTTCCCTTTTCTCAAACCGTTCATAGCGTTTTTTTTCTCTTCTTTACATTCTGTTTTGTTATTGTTGCTTTCTGGTTTAACAGAGAAGGCCTTACGTTGGTGGCTAACTTCAGAAATATCTTTTCGGGAGGAATGCGAAGACGGACAATCTTTAAGGAAGAGATTACTACAACCGGAATCTGGAGCGAGTTTTTTTTGATTTTTCAAACCATCCTGATTTTAACTGTCGTTTTTTTTACTTTTTTTTGGGATAAAGGTATTTCCGGCTTATCCGTTAAAAACATGGTGTTGGTCTTTCTGGCTGTTTTTCTCGGTATTCTGCTTTTTCTCAGTATAAAATATTTAGTATACAAGTTGATAGGTTATATTTTTATTGAATGGGGTATAAGTGAGTGGACAGAAAAGTATTTCAGGGTAGTTGAACTAATGGGAGTGCTTATTTTTATTCCGGCAATGTTCTTAGTGTTTGTGCCGGGGTATGCAAAAATAGCTCTTTTTTTACTAATTATAATTTTTTTTATTATAATGATGGTGGTTTTCTGGAATCTGTTAAATGTTTTTGCTAAAAACAAAGTGGGTTTGCTTAATTATTTTTTGTACCTTTGCGCCATTGAAATCGTCCCTTTTTTTCTGCTTTACAAGGGGGTGGTTTCTTTAGTAAATATCGCAGGTAATTAA